The Lewinellaceae bacterium nucleotide sequence GATCTACCAGGTAGGCAAAATTATCAACCATATTTTCCACCATATCTATCCTTCCCTGCTCGATGAGCCCCAGCATGGTAAAGTAACTGTCCCAGTAATAAATTTCCCGGAACCTCCCTCCCGGAACGATGTAGGACTTCGGCAAAGGAATAAGACTTCCCTTCTGATCGGGATCATCCGCAGGCCGGGTGAGGTGTGGCCATAAGCTTTTTATATGCTCCGACAGGTTCAGTTCCGTATTGCTTTTAAAAACCGTTTCAGATCGGGCCGGCAGATCAAAGTGATCCAACACGAAGGTCTTTAAATCGAATCCCTCCTTGTTTTTACCGGCTTCGTAGTTCGCCAGAATTTCCCGGGGGGTACTCCTGGGATCCATATCCACAAAAGTCTTGCTGTCTTCAAAAATACCGCTCGTCTGAACGGCTATGAATAATTCGCCAAAAAGTATGTCGTAGGGTTGCATCTGGAAATGATAAATTTTAAATTATACCCCGGCCTGTTTTTGTTTTAAAAACAGCCGGTTCAAAATAAAAAGCGCCGCCGCCAAAAGTGTTATCGGCAACAGGGCAAGGTAGAAGGCCATGGCTCCGTCAAAATACTCGAACAAATGGCCGGTGATCATAGATCCGATAGTACCTCCCAATGCCGAAAAAACAACGATCAGCCCCGACATGGAACTGTGCAGGTATTTCGGAATGGCCGTCAGGATCACTGAATTGATCGTTGGATAAATGGGTGCCAGGAAAATGCCCATCAAAGGAAAAAGGTAAACGATCAGGGGAGCATTAAACCAATTGATGTCAGAAGAAATCTCAGCTGCATTGGCCAGGGGAAGGTTGATAATGATGCAGATGGCAAGCAATCCCAGGCATATCAACAAGAAGGGGAGCCACTTCATTTTTTTTAGCACAAAACCCGCTGCGATCCTCCCCAGTGCAAAAGCCCCCGCCAGGATGGATGCTGCCTGGATACCCATTGAAGCCGGTACACTAAGCACGCTCTCATAAAAGGTAGGCATCCATGTCTGGAAGCTTTGTTCGATAAGCACAAAAAGGAAGGCGCTCATGATGAAGATCAGTATCAGAGGTTTTGCCATCAATTTGATCATATCCAAAAAGTCTTCTGAAAGGGCATTGCCTTCCTTGTGGGCTTTGGACTCATCGAGAGGCGAAAACCATAACAGAACAAGCGCCAATACCGAAAATCCACCCAAAAGCCAATATACATTGAGCCATTCCGTAGATTTTGGATTGTTGTCATCAATAAAAAAACTGATGATCAGGTTGCCTGCCAACACCCCAACCATGAAAAACCCTTCGATCCAGCTCATAAAACTGCGGTGTTCCCGCTCGGAATCGGTCACCAGGCCAATGGTCGCAAATACGCCGATCTTTATTATGGCAAAGGCTACCCCAGTGGTGGCAAAGAGCAGTTTAAAATGCCAGAATTCTGCCTTTATCAACGGCATACAGAAACAGGCAATCGCCACGGCAGCCAAACCGATACTCATTCCTTTCCTGATGCCCAACTTGGGCAGAAAAGAGGCTACAAAAAAAGAAGCCAGGGCTATGGGAATATCTTTGAATCCCTCCAGTATGGAAACGTCAGCTTTGGAAATATCCAGGTTGCGTTGTAATTGAAGGATCACTGCGCCTACGCTGTTCAAAAGAATCGCAAAAACGAAGTAGTTGATGAATAGAGAAATTTTGATCAGGATGTTCTTCATGGTTCAATTTTATCAGGTGTCAAAGTTGGTTTCAGTTAAAAATCATTTATTTTCGATCACGATCTCCCTATCCTCAATACCTACGCCTCTTATAATGAGTTTCTTCCAGGATGCCGGCAATTTATAATTGGTTTGGGTGATGCCGTCGTCCGTGATCTGCAACCCTCCAAAGCCGGCCATGACTGCCTGTAACATTCCCCCGGCTCCCGTGGCAAAATAAGGATTGGTTCCGCCTGCCGTTTCCGAAATGACCCCGAAAGGCGGCACTTCGTTGGGTTTATAACTTCCTGAAAACACAGCAGCTGCTTTTTCCGGGTCACCCAATCTTTGGTACAATATGGCAAGAATAGCTGAGCCCATAGCGGGACCGTCGGGTGCCATACGCGTGGCGTAATAGTCAAGGTCTTTTTTGATCTGCTTTTTATCAGTGACGACTTCCAGCGGGTAAGCCAGGAGATTGACATCCGCCTGTTTGATCATCACGCCGTCATAAGTGGCATTTTCACGGGTGGTTCCGTCGGGGAATTTGAGAATGGGAATATTATTAGCCACCAGCATCCAGTCGGGATCGGGTTCCATACCCAGTTCGCGGGCTGCCTGTGTGGCATAATTCAGAACGGTGATGGCCATCCCGTTGGTAAAAGCATTATTGTCAATATTCTCCTGCCACTCGTTGGCACCGATTACATTTTTTATATCGTAATGCCCCGGACCGTTGCGCTCCACCCGGCTCGCCCAGAATTTGGCGACATTTTCAAGGATCGGCCAACCTCGGGTGCGCAACCACTCCTTATCGCCTGTCACCTGGTAATATTTCCATGCGGCCCAACCGATACATCCCGTGATATGATGCTGAAATGGCCCGGTTATCGCCCAAACAGGAGTGACTTCAGAACCGTCGGCGGCGGATTCCCATGGAAACATTACCCCCTCGTATCCGTGTGAAAAGGCATTTTGCCGGGCAGCTTCCAGTCGTTCAAAACGGTATTCCAGAAATGACCTGGCCATTTCCGGTTGCAACATCAGTATCGGAGGATACATCCAGAGTTCCGTATCCCAAAATACATGGCCGTTATACCCCAAACCGGACAATCCCATGGGAGAAAGGGAATAAGCGGTGCCTTTCCTGGCAAAGGAGTATAAATGATACAATGCAAAGCGAATATCGCGGGTTACATCATCATTTCCGACCACCTCAATATCGCCGGTATCCCAAAGTTTCTGCCATGCTTTTTGATGGAACTCCAATAGTTTTTTGCGACCTTCCAGTTTGGCGAAGACGGTCAACCGTTCTGCTTCATTATGCGGATCCTCGTATTGCTCCGAAGAAGTCGTTGAAGCCACAATACTAAACGTATAGGTCTCCCCGGCTTTGATTTTTTTGGTAAATTTCATGAGATGCCGGTTATAATCCCAATCCTCATGAAGGAGTACCGGCTCTTCCCCGTGGGGTTCCTCAAAAATGAAACTGTTGCTGGCCGCCACCTTCAATTTCCCGGAAGGGCTATTGGCCACCGAGGTCATCAGAGGGATCTTAACATGGGGCCTGTCGATCTCTGCAAAATAATTCCGGACATCACTGAGATGATCCGGCGCTACGATGATGGAAGAAGGCGTAATTACAATATCCTCGTGGGCCGTTATTTTTATGACCATAAGTGCGGTATAAGGCAAATGCCGCAGGGACATCATATTGCTCTGCACAGACGCCTTTTCTCCAAAATCAAAAGTGGTCACAAATTCGGCCGTTTTCATATGGAGCACCTGCCTGAAATTACTGATGTTCGACCGGTTGATCATTGTCCCGTCGATGATCAGGTCGGCATTCAGGTGATTGAAGGATTTCAAAATATTGGAAACCCTTCCTCTTTGGTAATAATCATAAGCTCCGTTTAAAACAACATCCTTTACCTTCAAAGGATCGGCAGCCGATACGATACCCACGATCCCGTTGGCCATGGTCACTCCGTAATAATTATTGGGATCGATATTTTCAGCCTCCACTTCCCAGGTGGACTGGGCATTCAGGATGGAAAAACCAATAACAGAAAC carries:
- a CDS encoding MFS transporter — its product is MKNILIKISLFINYFVFAILLNSVGAVILQLQRNLDISKADVSILEGFKDIPIALASFFVASFLPKLGIRKGMSIGLAAVAIACFCMPLIKAEFWHFKLLFATTGVAFAIIKIGVFATIGLVTDSEREHRSFMSWIEGFFMVGVLAGNLIISFFIDDNNPKSTEWLNVYWLLGGFSVLALVLLWFSPLDESKAHKEGNALSEDFLDMIKLMAKPLILIFIMSAFLFVLIEQSFQTWMPTFYESVLSVPASMGIQAASILAGAFALGRIAAGFVLKKMKWLPFLLICLGLLAICIIINLPLANAAEISSDINWFNAPLIVYLFPLMGIFLAPIYPTINSVILTAIPKYLHSSMSGLIVVFSALGGTIGSMITGHLFEYFDGAMAFYLALLPITLLAAALFILNRLFLKQKQAGV
- a CDS encoding glycoside hydrolase family 65 protein produces the protein MKNILALLVSVIGFSILNAQSTWEVEAENIDPNNYYGVTMANGIVGIVSAADPLKVKDVVLNGAYDYYQRGRVSNILKSFNHLNADLIIDGTMINRSNISNFRQVLHMKTAEFVTTFDFGEKASVQSNMMSLRHLPYTALMVIKITAHEDIVITPSSIIVAPDHLSDVRNYFAEIDRPHVKIPLMTSVANSPSGKLKVAASNSFIFEEPHGEEPVLLHEDWDYNRHLMKFTKKIKAGETYTFSIVASTTSSEQYEDPHNEAERLTVFAKLEGRKKLLEFHQKAWQKLWDTGDIEVVGNDDVTRDIRFALYHLYSFARKGTAYSLSPMGLSGLGYNGHVFWDTELWMYPPILMLQPEMARSFLEYRFERLEAARQNAFSHGYEGVMFPWESAADGSEVTPVWAITGPFQHHITGCIGWAAWKYYQVTGDKEWLRTRGWPILENVAKFWASRVERNGPGHYDIKNVIGANEWQENIDNNAFTNGMAITVLNYATQAARELGMEPDPDWMLVANNIPILKFPDGTTRENATYDGVMIKQADVNLLAYPLEVVTDKKQIKKDLDYYATRMAPDGPAMGSAILAILYQRLGDPEKAAAVFSGSYKPNEVPPFGVISETAGGTNPYFATGAGGMLQAVMAGFGGLQITDDGITQTNYKLPASWKKLIIRGVGIEDREIVIENK